One Helicobacter suis HS1 genomic window, CGCCCCTTGCTTTTTCCTCTTCAACCTCCCAATCTATATCACGCCAAGGGAGCATGTTAGCTCTTGATTGTGGGCGCTGGTAAATTAAACAAGTGGTTGGCTTAGCAGAGCATTTTTTAATAGCCTCATCTAAAACAGGTTTGTATTCTATGATACTACTAACCCCTATACCACAGCTAGCACTTATAACTACTCTAGGCTTAGCATCATCTATTCTAACAGCTAATTCATGTGCTGCAAAACCACCAAAGACTACGCTATGAACAGCCCCAAGCCTCGCACAAGCTAGCATTGCTATGAGTGCCTCAGGTATCATTGGCATGTAAATAAGTACCCTATCTCCTTTTACTACGCCTTTATTTGCCAAGATACCAGCTACCTTAGCAACACGATCTCTTAGTTGGAGGTAGGTGTATTTTTTCTTAGTATCAGTTACTGGAGAATCATAAATCAAGGCTAGTTGATTGCCTCTACCATTATGCACATGCAAATCAAGGGCATTATAACAAGTGTTCATGCACCCACCAACAAACCACTTGTAATGCCCATCGCTATCATCAAGCACCCTATCCCATTCGTTGTACCAATGTACATTTTTTGCAGCCTCAGCCCAAAAGGCCTCTGGGTTTTTGATAGACTCTTGATAGATTTGATCATAAACTCCGCTCATTATGCGTCCTTTTTGTGAGATTAGCTATATTTAGAATACACTATCTAGATACTTTTAAATACTATTATAGGCGCTAATCCGGTTAAAATTATCAAACCCTTAAAATTTTAGCGGTGTGTTGACAAATATCTCAAATTAATTTTACAATGGCGGGCTTTTTATTTTTTATAAGGAGTTTACATGCAACAAAAACAACTAGATTCTTTAAAAGTAAGCGCTTTAGCTTTAGGGATTATGGGTATGAGTCCTTTTAGCTATGGTGAAGTTCATGATAAACAAGAAATGATTAAACTTATCCATCAAGCTTTTGAACATGGCCTTAATTTTTTTTGATACGGCAGAGGCTTATGGGGCTGATAATGAGGAACTTTTAGGTGAGGCGATCAAACCCTTTAGAGATAAAGTCGTGATTGCTAGTAAATTTGGGATTAGCTATAAAGATCCCAACAATAAACATGCAACCATGTTTTTAGATTCTAGTTTAGATCGCACTAAACGCGCCCTTGAGGGGAGTTTAAAGCGGCTGGGGGTGGAGTGTCTTGATTTATACTACCAACACCGCGTAGATACCAATACACCCATTGAGGAAGTGGCTGATTTGATGCAAACCTTCATTAAAGAGGGCAAGATCAAAGCTTGGGGAATGAGTGAGGCTGGGCTCTCTAGCATTCAAAAGGCGCATGCTGTTTGCCCCTTGAGTGCTTTACAAAGTGAATATTCGCTGTGGTGGCGTGAACCTGAAAAGGAGATTTTAGGGTTTTTAGAAAAAAATAACATTGGTTTTGTGGCCTTTTCACCTTTGGGCAAGGGGTTTTTAGGCGCAAAATTTGAGAAAAACGCCACTTTTGCTAGCTCAGATTTTAGAAGCACCGTACCTAAATTTAATCCTGAAAATATGGCTAAAAATTACCCTTTAGTGGAGTTTATCAAAGATCACGCCAGCCAAAAAGGCATCACCCCCGCCCAGTTAGCCCTCTCATGGATTTTACACACCCAAAAAATTGTAGTCCCTCTCTTTGGTACCACCAAAGAATCCCGCCTTTTAGAAAATTTAGGGGCTTTGCAAGTTTCTTGGAGTGATGAGGAATTAGAGGCGTTTAATAAAGGGCTAGCTAATAGTGAATCACCCACCCGCTAAAGACGGGTGGGCTTCTTGCTTCAACGATCCATAACTAGCAGTATCCAGTATGTAGCCATACTTGGTTACAGCCCCGTTAGCGGAATCTCCACAAGCGTAACTTCGGGTAATCCCTACCCTAGTTTTATCTACCTTGATAGCGTGTCGCTCATCTAGCATTCCCAAAGCATAGTTTCTGATATTGATGCTAGCGTTTAGGTCTCTGTGGTGGTATGTTTGACAACAAGGGTAGATAAAATTTCTAATAGGCAGTGGCTTTTTACCTGTGTTGCTCCCACAGGTCGAGCAGATTTGAGAGCTAGGGAAGTATTGGTCAATTTTGATAAGGGTTTTACCCTTCCAACCAGCCTTATATTCTAATAGACTAATGAGCCTAGACCAGCTGGCATTGGCAATGCTCTTAGCGAGTTTGTGGTTTTTGACCAAATTCCTAACTTTCAAGGTTTCTACTGCTATCAAATCGTATTGATTGGTTATCTCATTACTGATTTTATGTAGGTAGTCCTCTCTGCTATTCCTGATAGAAGCGTGGATTTGTGCCACTTTCTTAGCTTGTTTTTTTCTATTATTAGAACCTTTTAGTTTCTTAGACAATCTCCTTTGCGCTTTAGTGAGTTTGGTTTGTAGACTCTGGAAAAACTTTTTATATGGGTAGAACACGCCATTGCTGGCGATGACTAAAGACTCTAAACCCATATCTAAACCCACAGCTTTTCTGATAGTTGTGGGTTTAGGTTCAGGCTCATTATCCTCATAGCTTATAGAGAGATAGTATTTATCCAATCTAAACCCAACCCAACCCCAACCACAACAACCCCCTAAACCCCCCAAACTAGAGAGCTAAGAACTTATCAAAGCTCCTAGCAATAGCCTAAGCCATTTGAAAAAATGGCCAAATTTGAGCCTATCAAATCCCCAAGGGGGGTAGGAAAAATGATGACACGAGCTAAGCAACTTGATAGCTTTAACAAATTTAGAACAAAGGAAATACAAATGCGCGTTTACACACGCAAAGACCAGCTATACGCTGAATACTACACTGAGGAGGGCAAGAGAGTTCGCAAGAGCTTAGGGCTAAAAGATACTGAGAGCAACCGCGCTAAGCTAGATCATCAGCTAGAGGATAGGATCAAAGCTGCACAGGCTAGAAAAAGATTTATTGATCCACTAGAGACTCCCCTTAGCACAACGCTAGAGGAATTCAAGGAACGCTACATTGGCTATAAGCAAAGTTCACAATACAGCATAGCAAACCGCCTAAAAGCCATTGTGAAGTTATTAGATGTAGATGTACACATGCCTACAGCTAAGCTAAACCATGAGCATATGAAAAACTTTTATAAGGGCTTGGTTGAGAACAACTATAACACTAATAGCATTGTGCACTTAACAACCCTACTAAAAAGCTTATTAGACTTTAGTGTAAGTAGAGGCCAGCTAGAAAAGACCCCCTACTACAAGCAAAAAATCCTAATTGCTCCTGCTCCTAAGAAAATTGAAGTCTTTAGCCTAGATCAAGTGCTAGAGATACTAAGAGCATGCGATCAGCCATACCTAAAGACCTACCTAAGCATAGCCTTCTTTAGCGGTATGAGAGTAGAAGAGATACTAGCCTTGCAGTGGGGAGATATAGACTTTAAGAACCACACAATCAACATCAACAAAGCCTTAAATGGCTTAGGGCAAGTAACCACCCCTAAAACAGCTAATAGTATCCGTGTGATAGATATGTTACCCATTATAGAAAAGCGCTTGAAAGAATTTAGCCTATTTATGGATGTAATCAACAACGATACCCCCATATTTGGCACTAATCCTAAACTACAAGCGATCATGGCTAAGCAGTGGGCTAGACTACTTGAAAGCCTAGAGCTCCAACACATTAAGCTTTATAGCACACGGCATACCTTTGCTAGCATCATGTTAGAAAGAGGCGAAGAGCCCTTATGGGTGAGCTCTACACTAGGGCATAAGAACTTACAGATCACCTATAAGGTTTATGCCAAATACATTCCACAACAACACAAACCCAGAGCAACATTTTTAGAAGGAGTAGAAATATGATCTTGCGCAACTATAACTTAGATACTTCAGTAGTAGAAATCCCCTTAGAGATATTTAGCGCGGGGCTAAGCTGCAAGGCTTTAGGGGTGCTAACCTACATCTACAGCCTTAGAAAAACCCCCAGCATAGAAACACTAGCTGAAAGACTAGAGGAAAGCCAAACAGAAATACTAAAAGCCCTTGAGGAGTTAGAACAAAGACACTTCCTAAAAATCCACCCTGAAGGCTTATACCCAGACAAACCAGACTACTACTTGACATACTCCCCATAGCTAAAGCTAGGGGATTCTGGGATCATCAAAGCTTGCCCGCTAGGCGGGTCTTACAGCTTCTCCTCCAAGAGTGGATGCCCCCACTCTATGAATATTAATGCTTGCGTTTAAATCTCTATCCAAAGAAAACCCACAAGAGGGGCAATTAAAGATTCTATCTTTGAGGCTCAAGTCCTCTTTAACCTCCCCACAGCTAGAACAAGTTTTAGAGCTGGGATAGAATCTATCAATCTTAACCACTTGGGTTTTTCTCTCCAAGATAGCCACAAACTCACCAAAAGCCAAATCATTAATCTTGCGCCCCCAAAGTTTAACCATACCCTTCAGGTTCAAATCTTCAATGAAAATAGTGGCGTATTGTTTGGCTAGGCTATTAGCAATCTTGTAGAAAAAGTCTTTTCTAAGATTTTGGACTTTGCGGTGCAATCTAGCAAGTTTTAGCCTAGCCTTTAGGCGGTTATGACTGCCTCTTTTCTTTTTGGATAGGGAGCGAGAGCAAGCACGGATCAAAGGCAAGAATTTAGAGAAAAATAAAGGCGATGGGATTTGTGTGCCATTAGAGCATGTGAGAAAAGTTTTTAACCCAAAGTCAAGCCCCACGCTGTTACCGCCTGCGGGCTTAAGGTTATCCTCTGTTTCGCACACCAAGCACAAGAAATAATCGCCTAGATTATCTCTTTTAATGGTTAAGGTCTTGGGTTTGCCTGCAAGGTCGTAGGTTTTGACAAACTTAAAGCGATAGCCATTAAAAGAGATAATGTTGTCTTGGATTTTATAACCACATTGTGAAAATGTGAAAGACTGATAGTTGGCCACCTTTTTAAATCTAGGCGGTCTGCCTTGTTTCTTAAAAAACTTTTTATAAGCCTTGTCTATCCTCCCTACTAGCTCTTGCAAGGTTTGAGAGCCTAGAGTTTTCAAAAAAGCAAAGCGTGCTGTTCTCTTTAGCTTGGTGATGTGCTTTTTCAAAGTGTAGAAATTCAAGTGCTTCTTATAGAGCCTATAATACCGCTTATGCAAAGCGATACAATGATTGTAGCAAATGCCATAAAGACGCAAGAGTCTGTCTATCTGCTTGTTCTTGCTTGAATTGTAGAGTTTCTGCTTGTAGGCGATGAGCATAGAACTATATTATACACACTTTGCTTGAAAAACGACCAAACATGCGCCTTATATCCCCATAGCTAAAGCTAGGGGGTTTACGGCGCGGTTGCTAAGGGGAGTCTCTAGTGGATCAATAAATCTTTTTCTAGCCTGTGCAGCTTTGATCCTATCCTCTAGCTGATGATCTAGCTTAGCGCGGTTGCTCTCAGTATCTTTTAGCCCTAAGCTCTTGCGAACTCTCTTGCCCTCCTCAGTGTAGTATTCAGCGTATAGCTGGTCTTTGCGTGTGTAAACGCGCATTTGTATTTCCTTTGTTCTAAATTTGTTAAAGCTATCAAGTTGCTTAGCTCGTGTCATCATTTTTCCTACCCCCCTTGGGGATTTGATAGGCTCAAATTTGGCCATTTTTTCAAATGGCTTAGGCTATTGCTAGGAGCTTTGATAAGTTCTTAGCTCTCTAGTTTGGGGGGTAGCATATTAACCCCTATTTAAGGCTCATTTAGATTTAAGGATTCTGGCAGGATAGATACTATCTATTTGCTTTTAAATGTCCCAACTCTTTTCTGTGTGTAGCTGTATCTCAGAAGGCACGCCGTTAAACTTAATGGACATGCACACCTTTATACCCGGTCTCTCTGTGCTGTAATTCTATAGTGGGCTTAATCCCTCTTGATTCTAAACTATCTACTAGTCTTACTAACTGCGTATTTAAGTGGGTATTATCCTTACTAATAATGGCCGCTCTTAGATAATCCCCTATCGCGCTTATATCCCCCTGCTTGCGCGCAATTTTACTTTCAATGCTAGATTCACTCTTAAGAATTTGGCCTAACTCTAAGGAATTATTAGCACTCTTAAGATTTTCTAAAAACTCTTTAAACTCCCCCTCTTGAGCTTTA contains:
- a CDS encoding helix-turn-helix domain-containing protein codes for the protein MILRNYNLDTSVVEIPLEIFSAGLSCKALGVLTYIYSLRKTPSIETLAERLEESQTEILKALEELEQRHFLKIHPEGLYPDKPDYYLTYSP
- a CDS encoding RNA-guided endonuclease InsQ/TnpB family protein, whose translation is MLIAYKQKLYNSSKNKQIDRLLRLYGICYNHCIALHKRYYRLYKKHLNFYTLKKHITKLKRTARFAFLKTLGSQTLQELVGRIDKAYKKFFKKQGRPPRFKKVANYQSFTFSQCGYKIQDNIISFNGYRFKFVKTYDLAGKPKTLTIKRDNLGDYFLCLVCETEDNLKPAGGNSVGLDFGLKTFLTCSNGTQIPSPLFFSKFLPLIRACSRSLSKKKRGSHNRLKARLKLARLHRKVQNLRKDFFYKIANSLAKQYATIFIEDLNLKGMVKLWGRKINDLAFGEFVAILERKTQVVKIDRFYPSSKTCSSCGEVKEDLSLKDRIFNCPSCGFSLDRDLNASINIHRVGASTLGGEAVRPA
- a CDS encoding site-specific integrase, yielding MRVYTRKDQLYAEYYTEEGKRVRKSLGLKDTESNRAKLDHQLEDRIKAAQARKRFIDPLETPLSTTLEEFKERYIGYKQSSQYSIANRLKAIVKLLDVDVHMPTAKLNHEHMKNFYKGLVENNYNTNSIVHLTTLLKSLLDFSVSRGQLEKTPYYKQKILIAPAPKKIEVFSLDQVLEILRACDQPYLKTYLSIAFFSGMRVEEILALQWGDIDFKNHTININKALNGLGQVTTPKTANSIRVIDMLPIIEKRLKEFSLFMDVINNDTPIFGTNPKLQAIMAKQWARLLESLELQHIKLYSTRHTFASIMLERGEEPLWVSSTLGHKNLQITYKVYAKYIPQQHKPRATFLEGVEI